The DNA sequence TGCACGCACAGGGTTTAAATCAATGTAGGCAAGCATATTCAAAAGACTTTCCCCGCTTTCCACCAGTACACTCTTAAATCTGTCTCCCCAGAAATAACCCTTTCGGTTGTTCTTTTTGTTGTACCATCTGGAAAACGTCATTTTTATCGATTTTACATACTCAGATATGTCAGTCAGCTTCTCTTTATATTTTATTATTTCAGATTCCGTGATTTCATCCGGTATATTTTTATTGTGGCGGGATAATCGTTCTTTAAGTTCTTCATTATCGATATCTTCCACTGATGAAGTTTTTACGAGAAGATGAAAGTGGTTGTCCATTATACAATAGCCAATGACACTTACAAAATACAGAGAACTGAACTGTTTTATCACAGACAAAAGCTTTTCTTTTTCAACATCACCTAATAAAAACTCTCCGCCCACTGTCCGGGAAATCACATGATAATATCCAATATCACCGTTAATTTTGAACCGTTTTGTCCTTGCCATATCAACTCCTCAAATGCTTCAACCATACCAATATATTTTCTTCTTACTTGTATTTCTTTCCATTTAACTACCTTTCCTATCGTCCCAACTCAATCAACCGTCATTTACTTCCACATTCACGCTCACGTTTTCTAAAGCCATCACTTAAATCTTAGCACTTATTGCTACCATGTCAAGTATTATTTACCTGTCCCCATTTCCTTCTTCCGAAAAATTTTACATTCGTTTGTTTTTGAACAATATCGACAAACTCTTCACACAAAAGATGCTCATCCTTCCTTGAAACAACAAAATAAATAGCATTTTTATCTTCCACGAATTTTTGAATCAGTCTGGTTTTACCAACCCGCCTTCTTCCCGTTATTACAGCTGCATATTCCGGCTTGATAGAGCCAGGTGTCCGTTATGAACTGAGCCACCCTTCCGGAACTGAGAGCCAGTCAATTCCAGAAGGAGAGCCAGCATTAAATTAAAATTTCCAGGCTTTTAAT is a window from the Flexistipes sp. genome containing:
- a CDS encoding transposase; its protein translation is MARTKRFKINGDIGYYHVISRTVGGEFLLGDVEKEKLLSVIKQFSSLYFVSVIGYCIMDNHFHLLVKTSSVEDIDNEELKERLSRHNKNIPDEITESEIIKYKEKLTDISEYVKSIKMTFSRWYNKKNNRKGYFWGDRFKSVLVESGESLLNMLAYIDLNPVRAKICRKPEEYRWCSFSHGLAKPSDDLLSFEGTETDSFNDYVSFVYGVGKLKKKTEKGKEKGRISDEADAAVNIWHHKVRYFTDTLVIGSKGFIEYAYKTFDDKISKKERKAHKVPIDLPYQLYSIQRLNSV